Proteins from a genomic interval of Alosa alosa isolate M-15738 ecotype Scorff River chromosome 8, AALO_Geno_1.1, whole genome shotgun sequence:
- the si:dkey-174m14.3 gene encoding brain-enriched guanylate kinase-associated protein, with translation MKKIYIGKTALKTSRNGWKHQKKSSLQEQKEDLRKRLAYTTHKLELLQSEFDSTRQYLETELRRAQEELDKFTEKLRRIQSSYSALQRINQDLEDKIHRTSQHHDDEKRALSREIIVLNNHLMEAKMTIEKLREDNDLYRKDCNLAAQLLQCSKSHYRTQLSELPADFQERVSVHMETAPLCHSPYSDSVPTSVIAKVLEKPDEACSSSQASRSPSPQPQEQAFLLGSSMGSVGERLGVGLGLRGGTYKSDLYSSDTALYCPDERRRERRPSMDVHGSVVIGGGGGAVSQQQLQLQRQHVAQLYGPQNSTDSNPDEGDLRGMSPGPFSQQEHFGGKFGVPSLGGGSSSYSSFSGGGGSDGGGIGGKGQGPLSSGASSPSSRHHHATLYMDWRDAGADYEHKSDSSWERDSPGAFSAAPHGFQQELSLHSQNGGGGGGGGGSGGSPVYSRTMSSCYSEASLSRCRRCPAPGVAADGRQPRSSAYRPARDAGRGAEEDEELMIGRWRQLSVDDLNTAAAHAYRSSPGRASPYSFSEQHFSVRPAKIRLGPLYSSFQEGTTDLYHHHHQQQQQQQQQQHQQQQQQHHRHLIGTASVDPICFSSPSPECSPGGGGGGGGGGGGAGMRQAHSQAQLYRAAKDDSQEESEHSLYHSGGSSKDMEGGLGGPASVAGSGGGGGGVPEAAEYVDVSPNSSTESLHMQGALEMAGEHELQMYQAEMHGHGVHAGHAGHPAAVGHGSSPQRATPRPSSAQPHQQYQKFGTLGLTRKDSLTKAQLYGTLLN, from the exons ATGAAGAAGATCTACATCGGGAAAACCGCGCTCAAAACCTCCCGCAATGGATGGAAGCATCAGAAGAAAAG CTCGCTGCAGGAGCAGAAGGAGGACCTGCGGAAGCGTCTGGCCTACACCACCCACAAGCTGGAGCTGCTGCAGAGCGAGTTCGACTCCACCCGCCAGTACCTGGAGACGGAGCTGCGCCGCGCCCAGGAGGAGCTGGACAAGTTTACCGAGAAACTGCGCCG AATACAGAGTAGCTACTCGGCTCTCCAGAGGATCAACCAGGACCTGGAGGACAAGATCCACAGGACG tCTCAGCACCATGACGACGAGAAGCGAGCGCTGAGCCGAGAGATCATCGTCCTTAATAACCACCTCATGGAGGCAAAGATGACCATCGAGAAACTACGAGAGGACAAT GACCTCTACCGAAAGGACTGCAACCTGGCTGCTCAGCTCCTGCAGTGCAGCAAGTCCCACTACAGGACCCAGCTCTCTGAG cTGCCTGCTGATTTCCAGGAGCGCGTGAGCGTGCACATGGAGACCGCCCCGCTGTGCCACTCGCCATACTCGGACTCGGTGCCCACCTCAGTCATCGCCAAGGTGCTGGAGAAGCCGGACGAGGCCTGCAGCAGCAGCCAGGCGTCCCGCTCGCCCAGCCCGCAGCCCCAGGAGCAGGCCTTCCTGCTGGGCAGCAGCATGGGCAGTGTGGGCGAGCGCCTGGGCGTGGGGCTGGGGCTACGCGGGGGCACCTACAAGTCTGACCTGTACAGCAGCGACACGGCGCTCTACTGCCCGGACGAGCGGCGGCGCGAGCGCCGGCCCAGCATGGACGTCCACGGCAGCGTTGTCATCGGCGGCGGTGGCGGCGCCGTAtcgcagcagcagctgcagctgcaGAGGCAGCACGTCGCGCAGCTCTACGGGCCACAGAACTCCACCGACAGCAACCCGGACGAGGGCGACCTCCGCGGAATGTCGCCGGGGCCCTTCAGCCAGCAGGAGCACTTCGGCGGCAAGTTCGGTGTGCCGTCGCTCGGCGGCGGCTCCAGCTCGTACTCGAGCTTCAGCGGCGGCGGGGGTTCGGACGGCGGCGGCATCGGCGGCAAGGGCCAGGGTCCGCTGAGCAGCGGCGCGTCGTCGCCGTCCTCACGCCACCACCACGCCACCCTCTACATGGACTGGCGCGACGCCGGCGCCGACTACGAGCACAAGAGCGACTCGTCGTGGGAGCGCGACAGCCCTGGTGCCTTCTCCGCGGCGCCGCACGGCTTCCAGCAGGAGCTCAGCCTCCACAGCCAAAACGGcggcggaggaggaggtggcggaGGAAGCGGCGGCTCGCCCGTCTATAGCCGGACGATGTCGTCGTGCTACAGCGAAGCCAGTCTGAGCCGCTGCCGCCGCTGTCCCGCGCCCGGCGTGGCCGCAGACGGGCGACAGCCGCGCAGCAGCGCTTACCGCCCGGCGAGGGACGCAGGGAGGGGCgcggaggaggacgaggagctgATGATCGGCCGCTGGCGGCAGCTGAGCGTGGACGACCTGAACACGGCGGCGGCGCACGCCTACCGCAGCAGCCCCGGCCGCGCCTCGCCCTACAGCTTCTCCGAGCAGCACTTCTCCGTGCGGCCGGCCAAGATCCGCCTGGGCCCGCTCTACAGCAGCTTCCAGGAGGGCACCACAGacctctaccaccaccaccaccaacagcaacaacaacaacaacagcaacaacatcaacaacaacaacaacagcaccacCGCCACCTGATCGGCACCGCCAGCGTCGACCCCATCTGCTTCTCCTCGCCCAGCCCCGAGTGCAGCCCtggcggtgggggtgggggtgggggtggaggtggtggtgctggcATGCGGCAGGCGCACAGTCAGGCGCAGCTCTACCGCGCCGCCAAGGACGACAGCCAGGAGGAGTCCGAGCACAGCCTCTACCACTCGGGCGGCAGCTCCAAGGACATGGAAGGCGGCCTCGGGGGGCCAGCGTCTGTGGCCGggagtggtggtggcggtggcggcgtTCCTGAGGCGGCCGAGTACGTGGACGTGAGCCCCAACAGCTCCACCGAGTCGCTGCACATGCAGGGCGCGCTGGAGATGGCCGGCGAGCACGAGCTGCAGATGTATCAGGCCGAGATGCACGGACACGGCGTGCACGCTGGACACGCCGGACACCCCGCCGCCGTCGGCCACGGCAGCTCGCCGCAGAGGGCCACCCCGCGGCCCTCGTCCGCCCAGCCGCATCAACAGTACCAAAAATTTGGGACCCTGGGGCTCACCCGCAAGGACAGCCTGACCAAGGCCCAGCTGTACGGGACGCTGCTCAACTGA